The following are from one region of the Mustela lutreola isolate mMusLut2 chromosome 7, mMusLut2.pri, whole genome shotgun sequence genome:
- the SCAMP2 gene encoding secretory carrier-associated membrane protein 2 isoform X1: MSSFDTNPFADPVDVNPFQDPSVTQLTSAPQGGLAEFNPFSETNAATTVPVTQLPGPSQPAVLQPSVEPTQPTPQAVASAAQASLLRQQEELDRKAAELERKERELQNTVANLHVRENNWPPLPFWCPVKPCFYQDFSVEIPADYQRICKMLYYLWMLHSVTLFLNLLACLAWFLVDSSKGVDFGLSILWFIIFTPCAFLCWYRPIYKAFRSDNSFSFFVFFFIFFCQIGIYIIQLVGIPGLGDSGWIAALSTLKQDHLAVSIIMMVVAGFFTLCAVLSLFLLKRVHSLYRRTGASFQQAQEEFSQGIFSNRTFRSAASSAARGAFQGN, translated from the exons GATCCCTCTGTGACCCAGCTGACCAGTGCTCCACAGGGTGGTCTGGCGGAATTCAACCCCTTCTCAGAG ACAAATGCAGCGACAACTGTTCCTGTCACACAGCTCCCTGGGCCCTCGCAGCCGGCGGTTCTCCAGCCTTCAGTGGAACCAACCCAGCCAACCCCCCAG gctGTGGCCTCCGCAGCGCAGGCAAGCCTGCTCCGGCAGCAGGAAGAACTGGACAGGAAAGCAGCCGAACTGGAGCGCAAGGAGCGGGAGCTGCAGAACACAGTGGCCAACTTACACG tgagagagaacaactGGCCACCCCTGCCCTTCTGGTGCCCTGTCAAGCCCTGTTTCTATCAGGATTTTTCAGTGGAGATCCCTGCCGACTACCAGCGGATATGCAAGATGCTGTACTATCTCTGGATGT TGCATTCAGTGACTCTGTTTCTGAACCTGCTTGCTTGCCTGGCCTGGTTCTTAGTCGACAGCTCCAAGGGAGTGGACTTCGGCCTTTCCATCCTGTGGTTTATCATCTTCACCCCCTGTGCCTTCCTTTGTTGGTACCGACCCATCTATAAGGCCTTCAG GTCCGACAACTCTTTCAGCTTCTTCGTgttcttcttcatatttttttgtcAAATAGGGATCTATATCATCCAGTTGGTAGGCATCCCTGGCCTGGGGGACAG TGGTTGGATCGCAGCCCTGTCTACGCTGAAGCAAGACCATTTGGCTGTGTCTATCATCATGATGGTGGTGGCTGGCTTCTTCACCCTGTGCGCTGTGCTCTCACTGTTCCTTCTGAAGCGG GTGCACTCCCTGTACCGCCGGACGGGGGCTAGCTTCCAGCAGGCCCAGGAGGAGTTTTCCCAGGGCATCTTCAGCAACAGGACCTTCCGCAGTGCTGCCTCATCTGCTGCTCGAGGAGCCTTCCAGGGGAACTAG
- the SCAMP2 gene encoding secretory carrier-associated membrane protein 2 isoform X2: MSSFDTNPFADPVDVNPFQDPSVTQLTSAPQGGLAEFNPFSETNAATTVPVTQLPGPSQPAVLQPSVEPTQPTPQLLLRQASEFLPTRLLAVRELSERQMLLGGASILRDSYTRKLPKAVASAAQASLLRQQEELDRKAAELERKERELQNTVANLHVRENNWPPLPFWCPVKPCFYQDFSVEIPADYQRICKMLYYLWMLHSVTLFLNLLACLAWFLVDSSKGVDFGLSILWFIIFTPCAFLCWYRPIYKAFRSDNSFSFFVFFFIFFCQIGIYIIQLVGIPGLGDSGWIAALSTLKQDHLAVSIIMMVVAGFFTLCAVLSLFLLKRVHSLYRRTGASFQQAQEEFSQGIFSNRTFRSAASSAARGAFQGN; encoded by the exons GATCCCTCTGTGACCCAGCTGACCAGTGCTCCACAGGGTGGTCTGGCGGAATTCAACCCCTTCTCAGAG ACAAATGCAGCGACAACTGTTCCTGTCACACAGCTCCCTGGGCCCTCGCAGCCGGCGGTTCTCCAGCCTTCAGTGGAACCAACCCAGCCAACCCCCCAG CTCCTGCTTAGACAGGCCAGCGAGTTCCTGCCTACCAGACTCCTGGCAGTGAGGGAGCTCTCAGAGAGGCAGATGCTGCTAGGAGGAGCTAGTATTCTCAGAGACAGCTACACGCGAAAACTTCCGAAG gctGTGGCCTCCGCAGCGCAGGCAAGCCTGCTCCGGCAGCAGGAAGAACTGGACAGGAAAGCAGCCGAACTGGAGCGCAAGGAGCGGGAGCTGCAGAACACAGTGGCCAACTTACACG tgagagagaacaactGGCCACCCCTGCCCTTCTGGTGCCCTGTCAAGCCCTGTTTCTATCAGGATTTTTCAGTGGAGATCCCTGCCGACTACCAGCGGATATGCAAGATGCTGTACTATCTCTGGATGT TGCATTCAGTGACTCTGTTTCTGAACCTGCTTGCTTGCCTGGCCTGGTTCTTAGTCGACAGCTCCAAGGGAGTGGACTTCGGCCTTTCCATCCTGTGGTTTATCATCTTCACCCCCTGTGCCTTCCTTTGTTGGTACCGACCCATCTATAAGGCCTTCAG GTCCGACAACTCTTTCAGCTTCTTCGTgttcttcttcatatttttttgtcAAATAGGGATCTATATCATCCAGTTGGTAGGCATCCCTGGCCTGGGGGACAG TGGTTGGATCGCAGCCCTGTCTACGCTGAAGCAAGACCATTTGGCTGTGTCTATCATCATGATGGTGGTGGCTGGCTTCTTCACCCTGTGCGCTGTGCTCTCACTGTTCCTTCTGAAGCGG GTGCACTCCCTGTACCGCCGGACGGGGGCTAGCTTCCAGCAGGCCCAGGAGGAGTTTTCCCAGGGCATCTTCAGCAACAGGACCTTCCGCAGTGCTGCCTCATCTGCTGCTCGAGGAGCCTTCCAGGGGAACTAG